The nucleotide sequence TCGATATAATAGCAACAAAAAATATAAATAAAAAATAAAAAAGAGTATTGACAAAAATTATTTATGAATATATAATGACATTAGTTGAATAATTATAAACCGTTGAAGAGAATAGTAACTGTTTAACAATTTTAGAGAGTCAGTGGTTGGTGAAAACTGATATTTGTTATTTAGTGAATCCGCCTCGGAGGGATTGCGATGAGCAATACGGCGATTGTGTCGTTAAATTTCAATTAAGATAATCATTTTAAATGATTAATTAGGGTGGTAACGCGGTCTTTCGTCCCTTACGTAAGGGGATTGAGAGGCTTTTTTTATTGTCAAAATTAAGAATTTTAAACTTCAGAAGAGTAACTGATAAGGATTTTTTTTCCGTAATTATCATTTGCTTATTTTTATAACCTTTTTTCAGAAAAATAATACAAAAAAGTAAATATTTTAATACATATACAAAATAAGGGGGCATTCATATGCATAAAAAATTATTTATACCTGGACCTGTAGAAGTAGCAGAAGATGTACTTCAAAAGATGGCAGAGCCTATGATAGGTCATAGAAGCAAGGAGGCTTCGTCACTTCAAAGGGGCATAAGTGACAAGCTTAGAATTGTTTTTCAAACTAAAGAAGAAATATTACTTTCAACAAGTTCTGGAAGTGGATTAATGGAAGGAGCAATTAGATGCTGTACAGCTAAAAGAGCAGCAGTATTTTCAATAGGAGCCTTCGGTAAAAGATGGTATGAAATGGCCATAGACAACAGAGTACCAGCTGATTTGTATGAAGTTGAATGGGGAGAAGCAATCAAGCCTGAATTTGTAGATGAAGTTTTAGGAACAGGAAAATATGATTTAATAGCATTAACACATAATGAGACATCAACAGGGATAATGAATCCAGTTGGTGAGATAGCAAAAGTTATAAAAAAATATCCTGAGGTAGTATGGTGTCTAGACACAGTTAGTTCTATGGGGGGAACTAATATACCAGTAGACGAGCTTGGAGTTGACGTTTGTATAACATCATCTCAGAAAGCACTTGGACTACCTCCAGGATTGGCAGCATGTTCATTCTCAAAGAAGGCAATAGAAAGAGCTAGAAATGTTGAGCACAGAGGATATTATTTAGATCTATTAAAACTATATGAGTTCATTCAAAAGAAAGATTATCAATATCCATCAACACCTTCATTATCACATATGTTCGCACTTGATTATGCTCTTAATAAAATGCTTGAAGAAGGCATGGATAACAGATATAAAAGGCATATTGAAATGGCTGAGTATGTAAGGGCTTGGGCTAGAAAAAATTTCGAAATATTTGGTGATGAAGATAACCTTTCGAATACGGTGACAACTATAAAGAACACTAGGGGCATAAGTGTTGCTGATTTGAATAAGGAACTTGGAAAAAGAGGATTTGCAATATCAAATGGATATGGCAAGTTAAAGGAAAAGACATTTAGAATTGCTCATATGGCTGAGTTTACTTTGGATGATATTAAAGAGCTTATAGAAAATATAAATGATATTTTAAAGCTATAGAATTATAAAAGGGGGCTTTTATATAATGATAAGAATATTAGCTAATGATGGAATGAATAAAAATGCAGTAAATGGATTAATAGATCTTGGTTATGAAGTTGTAGAGGACCATTATGATAAAGACGAATTACTTGTGAAAATAAAAGAATTTGACGTTTTAGTTGTAAGGTCTGCAACAAAAGTAACAAAAGAGGTTATTGATGCAGCAACAGTTAAAGGGGCAAAACTTAAGCTTATTATAAGAGCTGGAGTTGGAGTAGATAATATTGATGTTACGTACGCAAGAGATAAGGGGCTTACAGTAAATAATACACCTAATGCTAGCAGTGCTTCAGTAGCAGAACTAGCCATAGGACATATGTTTGCAGTTTCAAGATTTATAAATACTGCAAATGTAACTATGAGGCAAGGTAAGTGGGAAAAGAAAGCATACACAGGAACTGAAATTTTTGGAAAAACGTTGGGGCTTATAGGATTTGGAAGAATTGCAAGAGAGGTTGCTAAAAGAGCAGAAGCACTAGGTATGAAAGTAATCTATAATGATATATGCGGCAAAGTAGTTGGTTATGATAGCTATGAGTTTTATGATGATATAAATGGACTTTTGAGGGAGGCTGATTTTGTATCACTTCATATACCGTATGATAAGAAAAAGGGATATGTAATAGGAGATAATGAGTTTAATGCAATGAAAGATGGGGCATTTCTTATAAACTGTGCTAGGGGTGGAGTTGTTTCAGAACAAGCGCTTTTAAATGCAATTAATAATGGCAAAATAAGAGGGGCAGCGCTTGATGTGTTTGAAAATGAACCAAAACCTTGTGCAGAAATTTTAGATAATCCTAGAGTTTCAGTTACTCCACATATAGGAGCGTCAACTAAGGAAGCTCAAGCTAGAATAGGTGAAGAAATAGTAAATATAGTAGAGAACACGTTTAAATAGAGACATAAATAAATGCCGCTGAAGAATATATAAACAGCGGCATTTATAGTACATAAAAGAAGGGAAGAGATTTATTATGGCAGTATTAAGAGCTTTTAAAGCTATAAGACCAACTGAAAATTTAGCTAGTAAGGTTGCTGCACTTCCTTATGATGTTATGAATACGGAAGAAGCAAGAGTAATAGGAGAAAAAAATGAGTTGTCATTTGTTCATATAGATAAGGCACAAATAGATTTAGAAAAAGATGTAGATCAATACAGTACAGAGGTTTATGAGAAGGCTAAAGAAAACTTATACAGTATGATTAAAAAAGGTATATTTGTAAAGGATAATAAGAAAAACCTATATATATATAGGCAAATAATGAATGGGAGAATTCAAACAGGGATAGTTGGATGCACATCTATAGATGACTATATTAATGGAGTTATAAAAAAACATGAATTTACTCTTCCAAGTAAGGAGAAGGATAGAATAAATCATGTAGATTATTGTAACTCAAATACAGGACCTATATTTTTAACTTATAGATCCAACAATAGAATAAATGAAATAGTAGATGAAGAAACTAAAAAGAAACCTGTTTATGATTTTATAAGTGATGATGGCATATCTCATATAGTATGGATAATAAATGATGATCAAGCAATAAAAGAAATAGAGTTATTGTTTGGTGAAATAGATGCCCTATATATTGCCGATGGTCATCATAGAGCGGCATCAGCAGTAAAGGTTGGGCTCAAAAGAAGAGAAGATAATCCTGGATATACAGGTGACGAAGAATTTAACTTTTTCCTTTCAGTTGTATTTCCTGATACAGATCTTACTATAATGGATTACAATAGGGTAGTAAAAGATTTAAATGGAATGACTGTAGATAAACTAGTCAATAATATAAAAGATAAGTTTGAAATTGAGAAAGTAAAAAATAAAGAACCATATAAACCTAAAAAGAAGCATGAATTTGGAATGTATGTTGAAGGTAAATGGTATAGACTAACAGCAAAAAAAGGAACCTTTAATGAATTAGATCCTGTGTTAAGTCTTGATGTTTCAATACTTCAAAATAATCTTTTAGAACCCGTATTAAATATAAATGATCCTAGAGAAAATGATAGGATTGAGTTTATAGGAGGAATCAGAGGGCTTGAGGAGCTTGAAAGAAGAGTAAATACGGACATGAAAATAGCTTTCTCAATGTATCCTACTACAATACAGGATTTAATGGGTGTTGCAGATAGTAATAAAGTAATGCCTCCTAAATCAACTTGGTTTGAACCTAAGCTTAGAAGTGGTCTCTTTATACATGAACTTAAATAAAAATAAATGGAAGTGAAATCTTATGTTAGATTTAGATTTAATAAGAAACGATACTGAAAAAGTAAAAAAAGCTCTTTTAAAAAAGATAGATAATGTTGATTT is from Clostridium acetobutylicum ATCC 824 and encodes:
- a CDS encoding pyridoxal-phosphate-dependent aminotransferase family protein, which codes for MHKKLFIPGPVEVAEDVLQKMAEPMIGHRSKEASSLQRGISDKLRIVFQTKEEILLSTSSGSGLMEGAIRCCTAKRAAVFSIGAFGKRWYEMAIDNRVPADLYEVEWGEAIKPEFVDEVLGTGKYDLIALTHNETSTGIMNPVGEIAKVIKKYPEVVWCLDTVSSMGGTNIPVDELGVDVCITSSQKALGLPPGLAACSFSKKAIERARNVEHRGYYLDLLKLYEFIQKKDYQYPSTPSLSHMFALDYALNKMLEEGMDNRYKRHIEMAEYVRAWARKNFEIFGDEDNLSNTVTTIKNTRGISVADLNKELGKRGFAISNGYGKLKEKTFRIAHMAEFTLDDIKELIENINDILKL
- a CDS encoding D-2-hydroxyacid dehydrogenase, with the translated sequence MIRILANDGMNKNAVNGLIDLGYEVVEDHYDKDELLVKIKEFDVLVVRSATKVTKEVIDAATVKGAKLKLIIRAGVGVDNIDVTYARDKGLTVNNTPNASSASVAELAIGHMFAVSRFINTANVTMRQGKWEKKAYTGTEIFGKTLGLIGFGRIAREVAKRAEALGMKVIYNDICGKVVGYDSYEFYDDINGLLREADFVSLHIPYDKKKGYVIGDNEFNAMKDGAFLINCARGGVVSEQALLNAINNGKIRGAALDVFENEPKPCAEILDNPRVSVTPHIGASTKEAQARIGEEIVNIVENTFK
- a CDS encoding DUF1015 domain-containing protein, producing the protein MAVLRAFKAIRPTENLASKVAALPYDVMNTEEARVIGEKNELSFVHIDKAQIDLEKDVDQYSTEVYEKAKENLYSMIKKGIFVKDNKKNLYIYRQIMNGRIQTGIVGCTSIDDYINGVIKKHEFTLPSKEKDRINHVDYCNSNTGPIFLTYRSNNRINEIVDEETKKKPVYDFISDDGISHIVWIINDDQAIKEIELLFGEIDALYIADGHHRAASAVKVGLKRREDNPGYTGDEEFNFFLSVVFPDTDLTIMDYNRVVKDLNGMTVDKLVNNIKDKFEIEKVKNKEPYKPKKKHEFGMYVEGKWYRLTAKKGTFNELDPVLSLDVSILQNNLLEPVLNINDPRENDRIEFIGGIRGLEELERRVNTDMKIAFSMYPTTIQDLMGVADSNKVMPPKSTWFEPKLRSGLFIHELK